Proteins co-encoded in one Aspergillus flavus chromosome 2, complete sequence genomic window:
- a CDS encoding serine/threonine-protein kinase ste20 produces MNHDSFSSLKFRRPSSKLHKDPPSIGSRMLKSQQSNTSLKRHPSAPVYPRSSASRSREHSRTRSNAYGSSTSSLDQNSGGPSPVLANNESGYFSENTAESDRQPIQKPPTLRSQTTPDTRGLRQSASFTALHNRMDALVNRTDSDRSTNTKRYSDEGNGTKPVGRSKKASFSSFVNSMLGSPRGIKISAPENPVHVTHVGYDNQTGQFTGLPKEWQRLLQESGISKKEQEEHPQTMVDIMRFYEKNAQGDDEVWHKFDHAYAHHHPVTTSSSQPSSGGSTPYGTVGQRASSPTSPRFPQNHEGSFENPRAPPPIPRGAPAATQAMSPPVGGLVPNRAPPRPPAAANMTPARPAPQPPTTASYATTRPVQDPWPQFGTIPENAQPFGTPPIPESEPLPSGPQLSRSNSKANGATAPWVSPAVTPSPTQYQQQQEQAMATAQQAIASKQLDRSQSLRQQQAQQPKQKQATHPTPQQVSPVEDPSAALQQSARAVPAARPRQRARQSNAMDIRSRLVAICTPGDPTKMYYNLNKIGQGASGGVFTAYHNGTGSCVAIKQMNLDLQPKKDLIINEIIVMKDSKHKNIVNFLDSYLHGLDLWVVMEYMEGGSLTDVVTFNIMSEGQIAAVCRETLNGLQHLHSKGVIHRDIKSDNILLSLDGNIKLTDFGFCAQINDSHNKRNTMVGTPYWMAPEVVTRKEYGRKVDIWSLGIMAIEMIEGEPPYLTESPLRALYLIATNGTPTIKDEQSLTPVFRDFLHLALKVDPEKRASAHDLLKHPFMSFCAPLSHLAPLVKAARLSRAQEKAQKGGH; encoded by the exons ATGAATCACGATagtttttcttccctcaAATTTCGACGACCGTCAAGCAAGCTTCACAAGGACCCTCCTAGTATTGGTTCCCGCATGCTTAAGAGTCAGCAGAGCAACACGTCACTCAAACGGCACCCCTCAGCGCCCGTGTATCCGCGTTCTTCTGCCAGCAGAAGCCGAGAACATTCGCGCACGAGATCTAACGCATACGGCTCTTCTACATCCTCTCTTGATCAGAATAGTGGCGGGCCATCCCCAGTTCTTGCAAACAACGAATCTGGCTATTTCTCTG AAAATACTGCCGAATCCGACAGGCAACCGATCCAGAAACCCCCGACGTTGCGGTCTCAGACAACCCCCGACACTCGAGGACTTAGACAATCCGCTAGCTTCACCGCTCTACACAACCGTATGGATGCCCTAGTTAATAGAACGGATAGCGATCGCTCGACGAACACTAAGCGATATTCCGATGAGGGAAATGGCACTAAACCGGTGGGGAGAAGTAAGAAGGCCAGCTTTTCCAGCTTTGTCAACAGCATGCTAGGTTCTCCTCGCGGTATCAAGATTTCTGCACCGGAAAATCCCGTCCATGTCACACATGTCGGCTATGATAACCAGACGGGCCAGTTCACGGGCCTGCCTAAAGAATGGCAGCGGCTGTTACAGGAAAGTGGTATCTCAAAGAAGGAACAGGAAGAACATCCGCAAACTATGGTTGATATTATGAGATTCTACGAAAAAAATGCGCAAGGAGATGATGAGGTCTGGCACAAGTTTGACCATGCGTATGCCCATCATCACCCGGTTACCACTTCCTCGTCGCAGCCCAGCTCTGGTGGCTCAACTCCCTATGGCACTGTGGGTCAGCGAGCCTCATCTCCCACGAGTCCACGTTTTCCACAAAACCATGAGGGGAGTTTTGAAAACCCAAGAGCGCCACCTCCGATCCCTCGGGGTGCTCCAGCGGCAACCCAGGCTATGTCACCCCCTGTCGGTGGCCTTGTACCCAATCGGGCCCCTCCAAGACCCCCAGCTGCCGCTAATATGACGCCCGCCCGCCCTGCTCCTCAGCCCCCAACTACTGCTTCATACGCTACGACAAGGCCAGTACAGGATCCCTGGCCTCAGTTCGGAACGATCCCGGAGAATGCTCAGCCGTTCGGCACACCACCCATCCCGGAATCCGAGCCCTTGCCGTCTGGGCCGCAGCTGAGCAGATCAAACTCCAAGGCTAACGGCGCAACGGCTCCATGGGTGTCACCAGCTGTTACTCCCTCGCCAACACAgtatcaacaacagcaggagcAAGCAATGGCTACAGCCCAGCAGGCAATTGCAAGCAAGCAGCTTGACCGCAGCCAAAGCCTACGCCAACAGCAGGCACAGCAgccaaaacaaaaacaagcAACGCACCCAACTCCACAACAGGTGTCGCCTGTGGAGGATCCATCTGCTGCGCTTCAACAAAGTGCTCGTGCCGTACCTGCTGCGCGCCCACGGCAACGAGCTCGCCAGAGCAATGCCATGGATATACGGTCACGATTGGTCGCCATTTGCACTCCTGGCGATCCAACTAAGATGTACTACAACTTGAATAAGATTGGTCAGGGTGCTTCTGGTGGCGTATTCACCGCGTACCACAATGGAACAGGCAGCTGTGTTGCCATAAAGCAGATGAATCTTGATCTGCAGCCAAAGAAGGATCTTATCATAAATGAGATCATCGTCATGAAAGATAGCAAGCACAAGAACATAGTCAATTTCTTGGACAGTTATCTTCATGGTCTGGACCTCTGGGTGGTGATGGAATATATGGAAGGTGGCAGTCTTACCGATGTGGTCACTTTCAATATCATGAGCGAAGGGCAGATTGCTGCCGTCTGCAGAGAA ACTCTTAATGGCCTACAACACCTTCATTCCAAAGGTGTAATCCATCGTGATATCAAGTCAGACAACATTCTCCTCTCATTGGATGGCAATATAAAATTGA CCGATTTTGGATTCTGCGCCCAAATCAACGACTCGCACAATAAGCGAAACACGATGGTCGGCACCCCGTACTGGATGGCTCCGGAAGTCGTTACGAGAAAAGAGTATGGTCGTAAAGTTGACATTTGGAGTTTGGGGATTATGGCTATCGAGATGATTGAGGGCGAGCCTCCATATCTCACCGAGTCACCTCTGCGGGCGCTGTACTTGATCGCAACGAATGGGACTCCCACGATCAAGGATGAGCAGAGCTTGACACCGGTTTTCCGAGACTTCTTGCATCTTGCATTGAAGGTCGATCCTGAAAAGAGAGCCTCGGCCCACGACTTGCTGAAG CACCCTTTCATGTCTTTTTGTGCCCCTCTATCCCATCTAGCACCCCTTGTAAAAGCCGCGCGGCTCAGCAGGGCCCAGGAGAAAGCTCAAAAAGGGGGTCATTGA
- a CDS encoding putative nucleoside transporter (hypothetical protein Ao3042_10691) → MTIRNMETYTLEAGKEAQAELSAAPFEEETPTKPRGLFARIRYYEEYLDRKLGIESHSLDRVLPEGRNPPNSLAMAFMWASATMNISCFSTGFLGKQFGLSLGQTIPIIICSTLMGAAVTGWCATMGPETGLRQVAISRYSLGFYPSSIIALLNVIEQLGWASVNCITGGLALSAVSDGRVSIAVGVVIVACISFLFSFIGLKGVLMYEQYAWMVFFVIFMIIYGESAHRANLAAPATVSGITRSGNVLSLISVVYGSSASWSSIVSDFYVHYPVNISKVKVFLYTTLGITIPTCIGMLLGACISSALDTNPEWAAAYDRGIGEILQEIIYPNGFAKFLLVLLVLSGIGVNCIAIYSGALSAQLFAKPCEKVPRAIWSTLVFGCILALGIAGRDHLLDVLENFLSLLGYWNTSFFVILFCEHYVFRGGNVANYDLDAWNTPSKMPIGFAGLTAFLCGAAGWIVGMVETYYVGVIAKLIGADGGDIANELALVFTSVSYIPLRKLELKYIGR, encoded by the exons ATGACCATTCGCAACATGGAGACCTACACTCTTGAAGCTGGGAAAGAAGCTCAGGCTGAGCTTTCTGCCGCTCCATTCGAGGAAGAGACCCCAACGAAGCCACGAGGACTCTTCGCGCGAATCAGATATTATGAAGAATATTTAGATAGGAAGTTGGGTATTGAGTCCCACAGTCTCGACAGGGTGCTCCCCGAAGGCCGTAATCCTCCCAATTCGCTAGCGATGGCTTTTATGTGGGCGTCTGCGACAATGAACATCAGCTGTTTCAGTACTGGATTTTTGGGGAAGCAATTCGGTCTATCTTTGGGGCAGACCATTCCTATCATAATATGTTCGACATTAATGGGGGCCGCTGTGACG GGTTGGTGTGCGACGATGGGACCTGAGACCGGTCTCCGTCAGGTTGCCATCTCGAGGTACTCATTAGGATTTTACCCATCATCTATCATTGCTCTTTTAAACGTCATTGAACAGCTAGGATGGGCATCCGTTAATTGCATTACTGGTGGTCTCGCATTGAGTGCTGTTTCGGACGGGCGTGTCTCGATCGCCGTGGGAGTAGTCATTGTTGCCTGCATcagttttcttttcagttTTATCGGGTTGAAAGGTGTTCTGATGTACGAGCAATATGCATGGATGGTGTTCTTCGTCATTTTTATGATTATTTACGGCGAGTCAGCGCATCGGGCAAATCTCGCCGCGCCTGCAACGGTATCGGGTATCACGAGATCTGGTAATGTTCTGAGCCTAATCAGCGTTGTGTATGGCTCAAGTGCGTCATGGAGCTCGATCGTCTCAGACTTCTACGTGCACTACCCGGTGAATATCTCCAAGGTCAAAGTATTCCTCTACACCACCCTCGGAATCACGATCCCAACCTGCATCGGAATGTTACTCGGAGCTTGCATCAGCTCAGCCTTAGATACGAATCCAGAATGGGCTGCCGCCTATGACAGAGGCATAGGCGAAATTTTACAAGAAATCATCTATCCCAACGGATTCGCcaaatttttattagttcTTCTAGTCCTTTCCGGAA TTGGCGTCAACTGCATCGCCATCTACTCCGGTGCACTCTCAGCCCAGCTCTTCGCCAAGCCATGCGAAAAGGTACCTAGAGCGATCTGGTCTACACTTGTCTTCGGCTGCATCCTAGCCCTGGGCATCGCCGGCCGAGATCACTTGCTAGACGTACTAGAAAATTTCCTCTCCTTGCTGGGCTACTGGAATACCTCATTCTTCGTCATATTGTTCTGCGAACACTACGTTTTCCGGGGCGGTAACGTAGCAAACTACGACCTTGACGCCTGGAACACGCCATCGAAAATGCCTATCGGGTTTGCTGGCCTCACTGCCTTTCTTTGCGGTGCTGCGGGGTGGATCGTAGGCATGGTCGAGACATATTATGTCGGTGTTATCGCAAAATTGATCGGCGCGGATGGGGGAGATATAGCCAATGAGCTAGCATTGGTTTTCACGAGTGTTTCGTATATACCGTTGAGGAAGTTGGAGTTGAAGTATATCGGACGGTAA